One Myripristis murdjan chromosome 17, fMyrMur1.1, whole genome shotgun sequence DNA segment encodes these proteins:
- the admp gene encoding anti-dorsalizing morphogenic protein, producing MSEIWLFVISFATLLCATAARPPHNYLENHFTAENESEEVRSAAIKRLLEVFGMEDPPLTRGHKQPPQYMLDLYNTVADVNGVTKDPYLLEGNTVRSFFDKLRSEQVEFRFNLSTVARSEKVLTAELHLFKLRPQASVSFNRHHFCQVSVYQLLDSSKLNITQEKKLLSSRLIPIHSTGWEVFTITQAVRAWMADEGSNLGLQVVVRTLGGSQMDMKLVRFASGRSHHQSKQPMLVLFTDDGRRSATLESKDPNDTPASPSLPQVPMAGGASRSARSLDYSDEDGVSLPCQRLPLYVDFEEIGWSGWIVSPRGYNAYHCKGSCPFPLGQNMRPTNHATVQSIINALKLTKGIETPCCVPDKLFSINLLYFDDDENVVLKQYDDMVAGSCGCQ from the exons ATGTCTGAGATTTGGCTTTTTGTCATCAGCTTTGCCACTTTGCTGTGCGCCACCGCCGCTCGGCCTCCACATAACTATCTGGAGAACCACTTCACCGCAGAGAACGAGTCGGAGGAGGTTCGTTCCGCAGCTATCAAAAGACTTCTGGAGGTTTTTGGGATGGAGGACCCCCCTCTCACCCGGGGCCACAAGCAGCCGCCTCAGTACATGCTCGATCTGTACAACACGGTGGCTGATGTAAACGGCGTGACCAAGGACCCCTATCTGCTGGAGGGGAACACTGTCCGCAGCTTCTTTGACAAAT TGCGCAGTGAGCAGGTTGAGTTCAGGTTCAATCTGTCCACGGTCGCCAGGAGTGAGAAGGTGCTCACTGCAGAGCTGCATCTCTTCAAGCTGAGGCCTCAAGCATCAGTGTCATTCAACAGACATCACTTCTGCCAG GTCAGTGTTTATCAGCTGCTAGACAGCAGCAAGCTCAACATCACCCAGGAGAAGAAGCTGCTGTCTTCTCGGCTCATCCCCATCCACTCCACTGGCTGGGAGGTGTTCACCATCACACAAGCA GTCCGCGCCTGGATGGCAGATGAAGGAAGTAACCTGGGGCTTCAGGTGGTGGTTCGGACCCTGGGGGGAAGCCAGATGGATATGAAGCTGGTCCGCTTTGCTTCAGGACGCAGTCATCATCAGAGCAAGCAGCCCATGCTGGTGCTCTTCACTGATGACGGACGCCGCTCTGCCACTCTTGAGAGCAAAG ATCCAAATGATACCCCGGCCTCTCCCAGCCTGCCTCAGGTCCCCATGGCAGGTGGTGCCTCCCGCAGCGCCCGTTCCCTGGACTACAGCGATGAAGATGGTGTGTCATTGCCCTGCCAGCGCCTGCCCCTCTATGTGGACTTTGAGGAGATCGGCTGGTCGGGCTGGATCGTGTCTCCACGGGGTTACAACGCCTACCACTGTAAGGGCTCCTGCCCCTTCCCCCTCGGTCAGAACATGAGGCCAACCAACCACGCCACTGTCCAGTCCATCATCAACGCCCTGAAGCTGACCAAAGGCATCGAAACGCCATGCTGTGTGCCCGACAAGCTCTTCTCCATCAATCTGCTCTACTTTGACGACGATGAAAACGTGGTGTTGAAGCAGTACGACGACATGGTTGCAGGAAGCTGCGGCTGCCAATGA